CAGCAATGACTTCGCGTACGGGGGAGCGGACGTTGAGTAAGGACAGCAACTGTGCGACGTAGACCTGGAGGAACACCGGATTATGGAGTTCCTGCAGACGGAGCGGGAACAGAAGATTCCTCAGTAGAATCGGTGCAGTTTCTTGAAGGTACGTAACTCCGGAGAGCGGAGAAACAGAGATCTCACGGCGGAAATAGCGCAGTTGGAGTTGCAGAACTTGATAGGGTTGCTCGCCGGAAGCGGCGGATGTGTAGCCGTAAATACGATACTGGATCGGTCTAGAGGTAACAAAAGACATTCTGAGGATCGAGTTTGGTACTGATTGGTAAGTGAGTTTTTGATTGTTGATTGTTGATTGTTNTAACCCAAACtttataacataattaaatCCAAATCATCTcgactaaattgaaattaaactcAACTAATATAGACTAATTTAAAACGTTTAAAAACATCGAAATCAAATTGAAGTTGGTAAGTAAttggttgaaaattaaatggtAAGTCTAACCTATTTTCAAAAgctaacttaaaaataattaatctaaattttgatggtgaaaaaagaaaaagaaaaaaaagtcatgAAGTAGGGGTAGAATGGGAATTTTTCCACCGCAAATACGTTAGATTTGAGAACGAGCTCGAGGTAGGCCACCGACAATGAAGCCCGAAGGATGATTGATATCGATATTTGAAATCGACatgttgttttgatttttcaaatgCTATTTGCTAGGTCCCTAAAaaggatatattttttttctttaaaaataataattagaggattaattgtttgatttttctgCTTCACCtcctttttgaaaatttgtatttcttttcacaattatattacaataattataatattttaaagaaataattaaacttttagttaaataaaaaaaaaaaactaataatttaagttttaaaatattgataaaaagaaaataacaaattaaatatttttataagaagtagaatttataaattcaatttttaaaataaaaaaaatgaaaaagaatatttccaacaaaaagaattagtgttattattgttaatgATGCTACAAGTAGCAGTGGGGGCATACACGTGTAAGCAGAGTAATTGCAAATGAGACCCTCAAAAAATGAGTAATTAAAATGAGACCCACAAGAAATGAGTAATTGCAAATGAGCCCCTCAAAAAATGAGTAATTAAAATGAGACCCAcaagaaatgaagaatttcACAATGGGGCTCTGCACAAGGGGCATGAACTGTTATGGTGTAGCCAGTTGAAGATGCATGACTCATGATACACATGCCCGCATTGCATCCTTATCACCTCCTCCCTCTTCTTCCCTTCGCCATTCCCATTTCCATTCCCATTCCCATTCAGTTCTTCCAAACAGATACTGCAATCCCCCATCTCTTCCCCATTCTCTTCCACTTTCTCCGTCACCGGCCGAGCTTCTTCCAGAATCGCCGTCTCCTCCCCCAGTGCATTGTCATTGCTCCATCCCTGGTACAATCCGTGGTTTTCTTCCGTCCAGGTGATCAGTCGGATGTAATCGAGCTCCAAGACCGTGTGGAAACTCGTCTCTCTGTTTCCGCCGGCTATTAGGATGGTGTACGACACGATGCGCTCAGCAATGACTTCGCGTACGGGGGAGCGGACGTTGAGTAAGGACAGCAACTGTGCGACGTAGACCTGGAGGAACACCGGATTATGGAGTTCCTGCAGACGGAGCGGGAACAGAAGATTCCTCAGTAGAATCGGTGCAGTTTCTTGAAGGTACGTAACTCCGGAGAGCGGAGAAACAGAGATCTCACGGCGGAAATAGCGCAGTTGGAGTTGCAGAACTTGATAGGGTTGCTCGCCGGAAGCGGCGGATGTGTAGCCGTAAATACGATACTGGATCGGTCTAGAGGTAACAAAAGACATTCTGAGGATCGAGTTTGGTACTGATTGGTAAGTGAGTTTTTGATTGTTGATTGTTGATTGTTGATTGTTGATTGTTGATTTATAAGCTAAGAGGAAGTGTGTTTGATtatggaaaattttaagaatcgGCCGTCAGAATTACCGATTAGGAAAATTTTCTGCTTCTACTAATTTCCACGAGGTTCAAATTGTGGTTCCAACCTGTCGTCGTTTTTGGAAagtttttttctatttagatttcgattttaattttgatttataagCCAAGGGGAAGTGTGTTTGATTATGGAAAATTTTCAGAATCGGCCGTTAGAATTACCGAATAataaattcttcttcttcttctaatttcCACGAGGTTCAAACCTGTCGTTGTTTATGGAAAGTTTTTGATTAACTATGAATATAACAAATTCACTGATTGCTTAATTGGTTActgatttctttaatttaGTTAGGAGACCAACGGCACCAATTTGTTCTTCTGCtagttcattgttttttttttttttttttttttttttttttttttttttttttttNTTTTGATGTTGAACTTATTTGTTACAACTTgacaaaatgataaaaataaattaacaaaattacaatGCATTTTCACTTCCTCTAAATTTCAACTACGGTTCATCATTTAGTTAATCATGGAAATTAAATTCAGTCAAGGGAGCAAAGTTCATGATTAAAATGGAATGGTATATGATCATCTTGCAAAAGgttaattttctcaattaatagatttataagaaaaattatagagTATTCGTATCAATTGTGTTATAAAAATAGACCATCTAGATTATTACTTGAATATGAATTGTGTTATaagaacaaattatttaagttATTACTTGAATATGATCTTCACATATATCAACTATATACGATTCAAGTTTGATATAATAATTCATGTTTGATATAATAGTTTTGAATACTATTTAGGTCAAGTTTGATACGACAGTTTTGAATACTATTTAGGTTATTACAATATTTAGGTTAATTTGAATATGAATTGTgttataagaatattttatgaatCGTGTTATAAGAAGAAACTATTTAGAATACATTTAGAATACTTCATGAATCGTGTTATAAGTAGAAACTATTTAAGTTATTACTTGAATATGATCTTCATGTATATCAACTATATACCGTTCAAGTTTGATAtaatagttttgaattttacacAATGAGTGAGTGGACCTTAATCTTGATTATTGTTCGATTTGGCCTTGGTCACTAGTCAACAATAAGGAGGGGGAGAACGTGGCatgcaaaacaaaaaagaaatcatctCGGATATTTAAGTTGGCACAGAGGATTTAGTTGTATTAAAATGCATGAACCGGGGGCATGCAGGACATGTGCTCCTCATGAGCCCGAGCATAGAGTCAGACATGACCTGAGGTTGAGGCTGATCGATCCAAACTCACCAACTCACCTCTTCTCCATATTCGGTAGTCCAGCCCTAGCCCTAGCCGTATTTATGACCGTAGACGAAAAggtcaaaagttcaaatttctaaccaataaataattattttttatgttggaACAAATCATAGGATGATAGTAACTAACATCATTCAAACTCCAATATTGGGCTGTTTTACATTCCCTCCTGCccagaaaataataaagagtTGCCATTTTTATCATATAAGTCAATGACTGTAAATTGGATAGTTCCTTCGTCTTCCACGACTTTGCACGGTCACGATCCCGAGCTCTTTGTTGATCTTCTCTCCTTCCAGTTTTCGAAATCCTAGTCAAGTTCATTCCGCTTACACATTAAACCTTTGTCAAAGCTTCTGGTTTCCTGTGTGATATTGGTAATGCCTGCTGCTATTTGCTTGGTTGCagctttcaaaattttagccTTCAGGTTTCTGGAGAATGTAAGTTGATTTCAGAGAATGCCCCGGGTTGGAACTTCTTGCTCAAGGCTTCTGTAGCtaattgatttctttcttcattctgAAACCAAACTACCAAAATGTTACGATTtcgtttgattttgtttgaacGTTTAAGAGATGAGGAGACTACTAGTTAGTACCTTCCCTTGGAAACTTATAATAATCGGCCCGGATCTCGATTCTCGATAACATCCTTGACAGAACAAAGGAAATGGTTAGAATGAGATTGCAGAAGATATTTGGTTTAAACTAGTTGAAAGACTCACCAATGTGTATATCTGGGAATTCAAGACATAGTTTAGCCAGAGATGGAGCAATTTCTACCtgaattataaaagaaaatatggagaGTTGGACACTAATGGAACCAGTAAATTGGTTGCAAAGAAAAAATGCATGAAATCTCTGTTTGATCAAATGGAATGAAACCGGGACTCGACGGTTATATACGAAATCGATATTATTCTAtgtttcaacatttttttaatagaaaaacatGTTTGGATGGAATGATGATAACAGTGTGAACATCATCTATGCCATATGCCATGTCCTAGTTATTCCAAACATCCTATGAAGAAACAGGATCTGTACTTCATGTCTAATGCCTGCAGTCTACCGAGGTGTCTTGAGTGGGTTCTATCAAACGGGTCCAAAATCTTACCAACTAAAACCAATTACCATCTTTTTCCATACTACAGATACGAGACattaattgtgagatctcacattggttggagaggagaacaaagcatataaggatgtggaaacctctccctagcagacacgttttaaaaccttgagggggagcccaaaaaggaaagcccatagagaacaatatctgctagcggtgggcttgggctgttacaaatggtatcagagttagtcaccgagcggtgtgcaagcgaggacactagcccccaaggggatggattgtgagatcccacattggttggagaggagaacaaagtattccttataagggtgtggaaacctctcccaagcaaacacgttttaaaaccttgaggggaagcccaca
This sequence is a window from Cucurbita pepo subsp. pepo cultivar mu-cu-16 chromosome LG19, ASM280686v2, whole genome shotgun sequence. Protein-coding genes within it:
- the LOC111781593 gene encoding E3 ubiquitin-protein ligase RHA2A-like; protein product: MSFVTSRPIQYRIYGYTSAASGEQPYQVLQLQLRYFRREISVSPLSGVTYLQETAPILLRNLLFPLRLQELHNPVFLQGWSNDNALGEETAILEEARPVTEKVEENGEEMGDCSICLEELNGNGNGNGNGEGKKREEVIRMQCGHVYHESCIFNWLHHNSSCPLCRAPL